In Ctenopharyngodon idella isolate HZGC_01 chromosome 20, HZGC01, whole genome shotgun sequence, the following proteins share a genomic window:
- the gja1b gene encoding gap junction alpha-1 protein has translation MGDWSALGRLLDKVQAYSTAGGKIWLSVLFIFRILVLGTAVESAWGDEQSAFKCNTQQPGCENVCYDKSFPISHVRFWVLQIIFVSTPTLLYLAHVFYLMRKEVKLNRKEEELKAVQNDGGDVEVHLKKIEHKKFKHGLEEHGKVKMKGALLRTYIVSIIFKSVFEVAFLVIQWYIYGFTLSAVYTCERSPCPHRVDCFLSRPTEKTIFIIFMLVVSLVSLLLNIIELFYVLFKRIKDRVKGQQNQFPTGTLSPTPTKLSTTKYAYYNGCSSPTAPLSPMSPPGYKLATGERTNSCRNYNKQANEQNWANYSTEQNRLGQNGSTISNSHAQAFDFPDDTHDPKKLTPGHELQPLALIDARPCSRASSRMSSRARPDDLDV, from the coding sequence ATGGGTGACTGGAGTGCATTGGGAAGACTTCTTGACAAGGTGCAGGCCTACTCCACGGCCGGAGGAAAGATCTGGCTCTCTGTGCTCTTCATCTTCCGGATCCTAGTTCTGGGAACAGCAGTGGAGTCGGCCTGGGGTGACGAGCAGTCAGCTTTCAAGTGCAATACCCAGCAGCCCGGTTGCGAGAACGTCTGTTATGACAAATCATTCCCCATCTCGCACGTGCGCTTCTGGGTGCTTCAGATCATCTTCGTGTCCACGCCTACGCTCCTGTACCTGGCGCACGTGTTCTACCTGATGCGCAAGGAGGTCAAGCTCAACCGCAAAGAGGAGGAGCTGAAGGCCGTGCAGAATGACGGTGGCGACGTCGAGGTCCATCTGAAGAAGATTGAGCACAAGAAGTTCAAGCACGGCCTGGAGGAGCACGGCAAGGTGAAGATGAAGGGCGCCCTGCTGCGCACCTACATTGTCAGCATCATTTTCAAGTCCGTCTTTGAGGTGGCCTTCCTGGTCATCCAGTGGTACATCTATGGCTTCACCCTGTCCGCTGTGTACACATGCGAGCGTTCGCCCTGCCCCCATCGGGTGGACTGTTTCCTCTCTCGGCCAACGGAGAAGACcatctttattattttcatgctGGTGGTTTCGCTCGTCTCGCTTTTGCTCAACATCATAGAGCTCTTCTACGTGCTCTTCAAACGGATCAAGGACCGTGTGAAAGGCCAACAAAACCAGTTCCCCACCGGCACCTTGAGCCCTACACCGACCAAACTGTCCACGACCAAATATGCCTACTACAATGGCTGCTCCTCGCCGACTGCACCGCTCTCACCCATGTCGCCTCCGGGCTACAAACTAGCCACCGGCGAGCGGACCAACTCTTGTCGCAATTACAACAAGCAGGCCAACGAGCAAAACTGGGCCAACTACAGCACAGAACAGAACCGTTTAGGCCAGAACGGCAGCACCATCTCCAATTCGCACGCTCAGGCCTTCGACTTCCCCGACGACACGCACGATCCCAAGAAACTGACGCCAGGCCATGAGCTGCAGCCACTGGCGTTGATAGACGCCCGGCCGTGCAGCCGCGCCAGCAGCCGCATGAGCAGTCGAGCGAGGCccgacgacctggacgtctag
- the gja13.2 gene encoding gap junction Cx32.2 protein, with the protein MGDWGFLSALLDKVQSHSTVIGKIWMSVLFIFRILVLGAGAESVWGDERSNLVCNTNTPGCENVCYDWKFPISHIRFWVMQIIFISTPTLVYLGHVVHIIHQENKLREEQKRNPTSKSPKYTNANGKVVIKGTMLGSYLTQLFIKIIIEVAFIVGQYYLFGFIMEHKFHCKKSPCTTETECFISRPTEKTIFIIFMLVVACVSLGLNVLEIFYLLCKRISKGNKKYKNAMYSGESHYPSSFPVELDPVNGMRHNELNMAFQNRWGERKGSLDGAKPEP; encoded by the coding sequence ATGGGAGACTGGGGATTTCTCTCAGCTTTACTTGACAAAGTACAGTCCCACTCCACTGTCATCGGCAAGATATGGATGAGCGTCCTTTTCATCTTCAGGATCCTGGTGTTGGGAGCAGGAGCTGAGAGCGTGTGGGGTGATGAGCGATCCAACTTAGTATGCAACACCAACACGCCTGGTTGTGAAAACGTGTGCTATGACTGGAAGTTCCCCATCTCGCATATTCGCTTCTGGGTCATGCAGATCATCTTCATTTCCACTCCGACTTTGGTGTATCTGGGCCATGTGGTACATATCATCCACCAAGAGAACAAACTGAGAGAGGAGCAGAAAAGGAACCCGACGTCGAAGTCGCCAAAATATACAAACGCAAACGGGAAGGTTGTGATCAAAGGAACCATGCTGGGTAGCTACTTGACCCAACTGTTTATAAAGATCATTATAGAGGTGGCTTTCATCGTTGGACAGTATTATCTGTTTGGATTTATCATGGAGCACAAGTTCCACTGTAAAAAATCACCATGTACGACAGAGACAGAGTGTTTTATATCTAGACCCACAGAGAAAACCATCTTCATTATCTTCATGCTAGTGGTGGCTTGTGTGTCTCTGGGCTTAAATGTTCTAGAAATATTCTATTTGCTTTGTAAGAGAATAAGTAAGGGGAATAAGAAATATAAGAATGCAATGTATTCTGGTGAATCCCATTATCCTTCATCTTTTCCGGTAGAACTTGATCCTGTTAATGGAATGAGACACAATGAGTTAAACATGGCCTTCCAGAACAGGTGGGGTGAAAGAAAAGGCAGTCTTGATGGAGCCAAACCTGAGCCATAA
- the gja12.2 gene encoding gap junction Cx32.2 protein: MGDWGFLSKLLDKVQSHSTNIGKIWLTVLLIFRIMVLGAGLDKVWGDEQSSMVCNINTPGCLNACYDHIFPISHMRFWVLQIIFVATPNLVYLGYVLHVIHKENKLRQQLQNQPEKHGIKQPKFTDDNGKIYYKGSLLGCYMLSIFVTLLFESGFIVGQYYLIGLWMPTQLECNVDPCPKIGLHCFTSRPTEKSIFIIFMLVVACVSLALNLGEMFYLMGRRNQHKRTTAVAEIQKLTQTQTFC; encoded by the coding sequence ATGGGAGACTGGGGATTCCTCTCCAAACTTTTAGACAAAGTGCAGTCTCACTCAACCAATATTGGAAAGATTTGGCTGACAGTTCTGCTGATCTTCAGAATAATGGTTCTTGGGGCTGGACTGGATAAAGTCTGGGGAGATGAACAGTCCAGTATGGTCTGCAACATCAACACTCCTGGTTGCCTGAATGCATGCTACGACCATATCTTCCCCATTTCCCATATGAGATTCTGGGTGCTCCAAATCATCTTTGTGGCCACGCCAAATCTGGTTTACCTCGGCTACGTTCTGCACGTCATccacaaagaaaacaaactgagACAGCAATTACAAAACCAGCCAGAGAAACATGGCATCAAACAACCCAAATTCACTGATGACAACGGGAAGATTTATTACAAAGGGAGCCTGCTTGGTTGCTATATGTTGAGTATCTTTGTGACTCTTTTGTTTGAATCAGGGTTTATTGTAGGCCAGTACTATTTAATTGGGCTTTGGATGCCCACACAGCTAGAATGTAATGTAGACCCTTGCCCTAAAATTGGCCTGCATTGTTTTACATCCCGCCCAACTGAAAAGAGCATCTTTATTATCTTCATGCTTGTTGTGGCGTGTGTGTCTTTGGCTTTGAATCTAGGTGAAATGTTTTATCTGATGGGTCGTAGGAACCAGCACAAGAGGACAACTGCAGTGGCTGAAATTCAGAAATTAACCCAAACTCAGACATTTTGCTAA
- the gja12.1 gene encoding gap junction protein, alpha 12.1: MGEWGFLSKLLDKVQSHSTVVGKVWLTVLFVFRIMVLGAGAEKVWSDEQSKMICNTKQPGCTNVCYDHTFPISHVRFWVLQIIFVSTPTLLYFGHVVHILHKEKKLIKQIESYTEKQGIKQPKYTDDHGKVIIKGQLLGSYLVSLFVKILLEAAFIVGQYYIYGFIMIPKIECSQSPCPHTVECYMSRPTEKTIFIIFMLVVACISLLLNVIEMFYLIYRRSKRHRGTKMTAFPQGLNGSKVYSST; the protein is encoded by the coding sequence ATGGGAGAGTGGGGCTTTCTCTCCAAGCTGCTGGACAAAGTGCAGTCTCACTCCACGGTTGTTGGGAAGGTGTGGCTCACTGTCCTCTTTGTCTTCAGGATCATGGTTCTCGGGGCCGGGGCCGAAAAGGTGTGGAGCGATGAACAATCAAAAATGATCTGCAACACTAAGCAGCCGGGTTGTACGAACGTGTGCTACGATCACACCTTTCCAATCTCCCACGTTCGCTTCTGGGTCCTTCAGATCATCTTTGTATCCACGCCGACACTGCTATACTTCGGACACGTTGTGCACATCCTCCACAAAGAAAAGAAACTGATAAAGCAGATTGAAAGCTATACTGAAAAGCAAGGCATCAAACAACCCAAATACACTGACGATCATGGCAAAGTTATAATCAAGGGCCAATTGTTAGGTAGTTACCTAGTCAGCCTGTTTGTTAAGATCTTGCTGGAAGCTGCGTTTATTGTAGGCCAGTACTATATTTACGGTTTTATAATGATCCCTAAGATAGAATGCTCCCAATCTCCTTGCCCTCATACGGTTGAGTGTTACATGTCTCGTCCCACAGAGAAAACCATCTTTATCATCTTCATGCTGGTGGTGGCGTGTATCTCTCTGCTTTTGAACGTGATTGAGATGTTCTACCTGATATACCGCAGGTCAAAAAGACATCGTGGCACAAAGATGACCGCATTCCCGCAAGGTTTAAACGGATCCAAGGTGTATAGCTCAACTTAA